The Candidatus Methylomirabilota bacterium genome contains the following window.
AGCACGCGGATCGCGTGTCCAGCGCGCTCGCCCTCACCGAGGTGCCGCGGGCTCTGCGTGGCGCTGGATTCGGCGCCGTCGAGCGCCGCCGGGCGCGCGAGGTCCTGGCCCGCGTCGCCCTGATCGATGTCGACCGTCGGACGCTGGCGACGGCCGCAGGTCTGGACCCACCGATGCTGAGGACTCTGGACGCGATCCACCTGGCGACCGTGTTGACCCTTCACGGGGATCTGGCGGGCCTGGTGACGTACGACCGTCGGCTTGCGGCGGCGGCAAGGCGCGCACACGTCGAGGTGCTGGCGCCCGCCTGACGGCCCGCGCTCAGCAGCTCGTCGGCAGGCCCGGCACGTGCTCCGCGAGGATGGTCGTCTTCAAGTACATCCTGTATACTCGATTTCTCTTCATGGAAGAGGCTGGCGAATTCCTTCGCCTCTGAGCCGGTAATGCCCAGCGCCCACCCTGCTGCGGAGTTTGCACCACAGCCGTTCGAAGAGCCGATCCGCGCGGAGCTCTTCGGCGTCGAGCGCCTCGAACAGCACGCCGAGAGCCTGGCCGCGGCCCAGCATGTCATGAGCGAGTCGGAGAAGGGCCGCCGACTGTTGCCGCGCGTCGAGGACAACGGACGCGTGCTGCGCGAGGCGTACCGGGCGATCGCCAGGGCCATCCGGGAGGACCGCGCGATTACGCCGGCGGCGGAGTGGTTGGTCGACAACTTCCACATCGTCGACGAGCAGCTCCGCGAGATCCGAGATGACCTGCCGGCCGGCTTCTATCGGCAGCTGTCCAAGCTGGCCGAGGGGCCCCTCGCGGGCTATCCGCGCGTCTACGGAATCGCCTGGGCCTTCGTCGCGCATACGGACAGCCGGTTCGACCCGGAAACGCTCCGTCGGTTCGTGCACGCGTACCAGC
Protein-coding sequences here:
- a CDS encoding type II toxin-antitoxin system VapC family toxin, which encodes MSLVYLDSSALVKLVVREPETPALVELLREHADRVSSALALTEVPRALRGAGFGAVERRRAREVLARVALIDVDRRTLATAAGLDPPMLRTLDAIHLATVLTLHGDLAGLVTYDRRLAAAARRAHVEVLAPA